The DNA window CGACACCCATAAAATTGTGAAAACCATTGAAACCGGTTACGCCGTTCACATTTCACGTATGTCTGCTTCTGGTCGTTACCTGCTGGTCATCGGTCGTGATGCGCGCATCGATATGATTGACCTGTGGATGAAAGAGCCGGCCCGCGTAGCCGAAATTAAAGTGGGTATTGAAGCCCGCTCGGTAGAAACGTCCAAATACAAAGGCTATGAAGATAAATACGCCATTGCCGGTGCTTACTGGCCGCCCCAGTACACCATTATGGATGGTGAAACACTGGAGCCGCTGCGCATTGAATCGACCCGTGGTATGACCGTAGACAATCAGGAATACCACCCGGAACCGCGTGTGGCTGCCATTATTGCGTCACACGAGCACCCGGAATTTATTGTTAACGTAAAAGAAACCGGCAAAGTGATGCTGGTGAATTACGAAGACATTAATAACCTGACCACCACTACTATCGGTACTGCGCCGTTCCTGCATGATGGTGGCTGGGACGTAACTCACCGCTACTTTATGACCGCAGCCAATAACTCCAACAAGATTGCCGTTATTGACTCGAAAGAACGGAAAATGGCCGCTCTGGTGGAAGTGGGTAAAATCCCGCACCCGGGTCGTGGCGCAAACTTCACGCACCCGAAATTTGGTCCGGTCTGGGCGACCAGCCACCTGGGTGATGAAACCATTTCCCTGATCGGTACCGATCCGGAGAAAAACCCGAAACACGCCTGGAAAGTAGTGGAAACACTGAAAGGTCAGGGCGGTGGTTCCTTGTTTATCAAGACCCACCCGAACTCTACCAACCTGTACCTGGATACCACCTTCCATCCGGATCCGAAGGTCAGCCAGTCGGTGGCCGTGTTTGATATCAACAATCTCAGCGCTGGCTACAAAGTGCTGCCGATTGGTGAATGGTCAGGCATTAAAGAGGGCGCCAAGCGTGTCGTGCAGCCGGAATACAACGCCCGTGGCGATGAAGTCTGGTTCTCGGTATGGAATGGTCAGGAAGAACCGTCAGCCATCGTGGTGGTGGATGACAAAACCCTGAAACTGAAAAAAGTAATCAAAGACAAACGTCTGATTACCCCAACCGGTAAGTTCAACGTGAAAAATACCCAGTTCGATATTTACTGAGTTATTCGGTTAACCACCCTAAACCGGCGCCTTGTGCGCCGGTTTTTTTATGCCTGTTTATCGGCTTAACGCCGGTTTATTCTTTTTGCTGCTGTGCTTGTTGCAACAACAACAGTAATTGCAGGGCACAGCCGCTGTAGGCGATGGTCCAGAGCAGGGTGGCAACCAGCATTCCGGGTTGCCATTCCTGTGTCACCCCCAGCCAGCGTGCCAGTGCCGCGGCACTTAATAACAGCGCCACTGCCCAAACCTGCCACCCAGGTGGCGGGCATTTTTTTGTCCGCTGCCAGGCGGTTCTCAGCATGACACTGATGGATAAAATACCCAGCGCCCCAATGGTTAGCAGGTGCAGTGCAGCCGGATCCGGTTGCCAATTCAGCAGGGCGCCTGCCAGTGCTGCACCACCCAGCGCCAACCAGGCATAGCCGATAAAGAACACCAGCAGATCGCTGCGCCGAATAATCCGCCAGGGTTGCCAGCGCAGCAGACGCAACAGAATTAAACCCGCCATCAGCAATAATAAAATAGCGCTGAACACTGGGCTAAGCGGTGTCAGAATCAATAGCAAAGCCAGCAGGCCGGTAATAATCAGAGCGCCTTCAATGCCCGGTTGTAAGCCGCAAGCCAGGCGGACTTTCTGGCGTTGCAGCGTGGCTGATAAGGCGGGAAAAATAATCCGGCCACCGATATACGCCATCAGTAATAACAAACCGGTCAGGGTGGCCAGCTGCAGCTGACGCCGGTCTGCAACAGGAAAAATACCCAACAGGTGGGCGGTAAATAACAAGGGCAAAATTAAACAAAGAATTAACAGTAACGGTACCAGCATCTGATTCCGCCATTGTTTGGCAGCCCGGAAACGGGGCACCGCAAGAATGCTTAAACCAATAAAAAATACACTGTTGAGGGCATAAACCCAGACCGAGAACGGCAGTGCTAACCAGAGTAGCCGCGCCAGTAACCAGACCGACCACAGCATAATCAGCCGTTGTCGTGGCTGTTGTCCAAGGGTGTAGCCGGCGATCAGGGCCAGTACAAAACCAAACAGCATTTCATGAGCGTGCCCGGCCGGGCTGAAAGCCGGCATCTGTCCCCGGGTATATTGCAGCCAGGTCAGTGGAATCCAGATGGCAGCCAGCCAGGCGGCAGACGGAAAAAAGAACCAGAATGCGTGGCTCTTCGGGGCTGATTTAACCGTTGTCATGGGGCGTTCTCCGGGTGATCAGGGGAAACTCCTGCTGCAAATGGTCCAGTTCCGGCCGGTGCAGCCAGGCTATGCGGGCTACCATTTCATCGCCTTTAGGCAGCAGATGAATTTCCGTATGGCGTTTGTCAGCCTGTGATTGTCGCCGTTCGACCAATTTCTGCTCACAACAGCGGTCTATCAGCATCACCGTACCGTGGTGCTTGGCCTGTAGCTTTTCGGCCAATTCACTGATCGTGGCCCATTCCCGTCCGGGAAAACCTTTCAGATGCAGTAACAACTGGTATTGCAGGGCCGTGATCCCCTGGGCTTTGCAAATGTCTTCACTGTGGCGCTGGAATATCCGTAGCCGGTAACGAAAGTCAGAAAGGTGTTGGTAGTCCTGTTTATCAAGGAAAGTCATAACCGGATTCCTGCGGTGTGAAAATATCTGCGTTATTGCTTGCGCTTACCCGAAGGTTAGGCTAAAACAAAAAGCATCACAATATGATATATGGAGGCGGGCATGAATATTATGCAAATAGCGGGATTAGCCACCACCAGCCGGGGCTGGCAACGTATGCAAGCAATGAACCTGTCGATACCAGTCCTGGCCTGGACTCTGGTGGTTCCGCTTTCTTTGTTGCCGGCCATGCTGTTGTACTATGCCGGCACGCACTATGGTGATGATTTTATTCAGGGTTTTTCAGCCCGGAATTGGCACTTTATTTCCACCACCTTTTTTCTGACTGAACTGCTCAGTTTTTTCATTATGGGATGGTTGATCCACTCCGTTCTGGAAGGGCACAAGCTGAACATCAGTTACCATGATGCGTATCTGGTTGCTGCTTTCGCACCGGTACCCATGTGGTTGTCTTCATTGGGATTGCTTATACCTGTTGTGCAGATAACGGCAGCGGTTGCAGCCGTTGGATTGGTCGCCTCATGCGTATTGGTATTTACCGGAATACGGTCATTATGCCGGCGCCAGGCCGATGACGTGGTCAGTATGTCGGCCACCTATACGGTTATGTCGGCTGCCGTGCTGGCCTGGGTTTTATTAATGGTGGTTATTTGGGCCTATTGATTTTGATCCCGGCACACATTGCGTGCCGGGATATTTATTGCGTAATTTCAGCAGCTGTACCGGCGTTGTCTGTTCCCGCTGCCAGGCTCTCGGGCACAAAGCGGAAATACACTCCGGTACCACCTTCTTCCAGCGGCCGGATTTCAATCTGGCCACCCAGTTGTTCCGCGCGCTCTTTGATGATTGCCATACCATAATGGTTGGTTTTTTCCGGTGAATTACCAATACCAATACCGTTGTCTTCCACCTGTAATAACAGCTCGTTGTGTTCTGAGCGGGTCAGCTGTATCCGTATAGCATTGCCGCGGGAGTGGTGAATGGCGTTCTGACAGGTTTCGCGGATAATCTGCAGCAGATGAATTTCTTCCTGTGAGGTCAGCGGAATATTCATAATCTGATAATTAAGGCTGATCTGCATATTGGACTGTTCACGGAACTGATTAACCGTTTTAATTAATGCTTCATTCAGTCCGCGACCATCCACTTTCAGACGGAAAGTGGTCAATAATTCACGCAGTTGCCGGTAGGCGGAATCCAGCCCTTGTTTCAGTTCGGCCGACACATCCATCATCAAAGCGTAGTCTTCTTTGCCGATGGAACGGTTCAGCCGGCTGACCTGAATTTTCAGATAAGAAAGTGCCTGCGCCAGTGAATCATGCAGTTCCCGGGCAATCACATTACGTTCGTTCATCAGTGCAATGCGGCGGATGTTTTCTTCTTCTGATTTTAAGGTCATGGCAATCGCAAACATACCGGCTACTGACACCAGCAGGTCGTGCTGCCAGGCTTCCAGATGAGCCGGCGGGTTGCGGATAACAATTACACCATGTTCAATATTTTCCCGGATAACCGGGTAGTGCAGTTCGTTATCGAAATGCTTGTCACTGTGCATGCATTCGCGGCAGTCACGTTGCTGACAGTCGATGTCAGCATGTTTATTGCCATTAATCTGCAGGTAGGGGATATCACCATTTTCCGTCAGCAGGCAGAGTTCAATATCGGTCAGACCGGTAATATCACTTAAGCTCTGTACGATGTTGCTGAAATCATTGCGGTTAATTTCGTGGGTCGTGATGCGGCGGGCAATGTTGTACAGAAAGGCCAGGGTCTTATTGCTGTTGCGCAGTTCGGTGGTTTTCTCTTCCACCTGGGCTTCCAGCGATTCGTACATATAGGCGATGGCTTTGCACATGCGCTCAAAAGAGCGCGACAGTAAGCCCAGTTCGTCATCATCGTCGTTAACCGCAATATTGCAGCTGAAATCCCCCCGGCTGATTTGCCGGGCGGTATTGATCAGATCATTCAGCGGTTGGGTAAAACGCCGGTGAATCCAGTACATAACAATGGCTGACAAGGCAACGGTAATAAAAAAAGCCAGTATCTGAAATAACCGTAAAGTGCGGATTTTACTTTCAGCATGCTGCTGAATGCTCAGCACCAGTTCATTAATACGGCTGACAAACTGATTCAGGAAAATTACTTTCTGCGCCTGGGTATTATCAGCAAGGTGTATAACCCGGTGCAGCTCGATCCAGTCGTCGTTTAACTGAGCAAACAGGCTGCTTAAGCCGGCGGTATCGATAACATTCAGCATCACCGGATTCTCAAAAATCTGGCTGATCACCTGATCATCATCCGGATAATGATCCTGCTCCAGCATAATGCGGTAACTGTGCATGCGCAGCGAGCCGGCTACGTTAATGGCGTAGGCATCGTTATCGGCCTGATCCGATAGCCAGTAGGACACCATAATGGTGGATATGGCCATAACGATCACGGCAATCAGGGCAAGATTAATGCGGGTAATAACAGACAGGCGACGCATGATGACCAACACTTTGCAGCAGAAAACCCGCCTATCTTACCTGTAGCCGGAGCATCCCGGTATGCGCTATTTGCACAGGTTGAAAATGATTCTTAAATCGGCAGATTACTTTTAGCTACTCCCCTTGCTTCATGGTGTTGGTTGTTTAGCCTTTAGTTACGGAAGTATTTTAAAAAAAATTAATAGAATCAGAAGGATACAAAAATCCAGTGCTACCACCTTGGGGGTATTTTGGGCGTTTTTTACCGGTTTTCCTGTGGCTTCGCAGGCATCCGGACTGGTCCTTAATAAACGCATTCTGATTAGACTGTTGCGGTATGTTTCCAGTCGGTCCTGCGGGACACATCAGGAGTGAGTTATGAGTCACCTACTCGAAAAGCTGCGGTTTTTCAAAACGCGCAAAGAGCCCTTCGCGAATGGTCATGGTGCTACCACCGACCAGGACCGCAGTTGGGAGCAAGGATATCGCCAGCGTTGGCAGCACGACAAAATTGTGCGGTCTACCCACGGGGTAAACTGTACCGGTTCCTGCAGCTGGAAAATCTACGTTAAGGATGGTCTGGTAACCTGGGAAACCCAGCAAACCGATTATCCGCGTACCCGTCCCGATCTGCCGAACCATGAGCCTCGTGGTTGTCCGCGTGGCGCCAGTTATTCCTGGTATATCTACAGCGCCAACCGCCTGAAATATCCGAAAGTCCGTGGTCAGCTGATGAAGCTCTGGCGCGAAGCCAAAGCTCAGCACAGCGATCCGGTGAAAGCCTGGGAATCCATTGTTAATGATCCGGTGAAGGCTAAAAGCTACAAAGAACGTCGTGGCCTGGGCGGCTTTGTACGCGCCAGTTGGGATGAAGTGAACGAGCTGATTGCCGCGTCCAACGTTTATACCACCAAAACCTATGGCCCAGACCGCGTCACCGGCTTCTCACCGATTCCGGCCATGTCGATGGTATCTTATGCCGCCGGCGCCCGTTATCTGTCATTGATTGGCGGTAACTGTTTAAGCTTCTACGACTGGTACTGTGACCTGCCGCCAGCCTCACCGCAGGTGTGGGGTGAGCAGACCGACGTGCCGGAATCGGCTGACTGGTACAACTCCAACTACATTATTGTATGGGGTTCCAACGTTCCGCAGACCCGTACCCCGGACGCTCACTTCCTGACGGAAGTGCGTTACAAGGGCACCAAAACCTGCGTTATTACCTCCGACTATTCTGAAGCCTCAAAATTCGGCGATACCTGGCTGGCACCCCGTCAGGGTACCGACGCCGCGCTGGCGATGGCTTTCGGTCATGTCATTCTGAAAGAATTCCACGTCGATAACCCGAGTGCGTATTTTACCGATTACGTAAAACGCACCACCGATATGCCGATGCTGGTAATGCTGGACAAAATCGTCGGGAGCGATTTTGGACGCGGGAGCGCAGCGACGGCGGCCGGCGTAGCCGGTGAGCCTCAGGGAGGAGGCGAACATCAAGGGAAAATTACCTACTCACAAGGCCGGTTTTTACGCGCCGCCGATCTGGTTAATAACCTCGGTGAAGATAACAACCCTGACTGGAAAACCATTGCCATTAATAACGATGGCCGCTTAACCAGCCCGAATGGTGCCATTGGTTATCGCTGGGGTGAAAAAGGTAAGTGGAACCTGGAGCAGAAAGACCGCAACGGCGAAGTGGATCTGATGCTGTCCCTGAAAGACCAGAATGATGGTTTTGCCGAAGTGGCGTTTCCGTATTTTGGTGGTGCGCCGCACGAATATCAGTATTTCCAACATACCGAACACAACGAAGTTCAGCTGCGCAAAGTACCGGTTAAAACCGTGCAGCTGGCATCCGGTGGCACCGCTCAGGTAGCGACGGTATTCGACCTGATGCTGGCACACTACGGTGTGGATAACGGCATCGGCGACAGCAGCCGTGCCAGCAGCTTTGATGACAATGTGCCATACACTCCGGCCTGGCAGGAAGTGATTACCGGCGTAAACCGTGCTGATGTGATCCGGGTTGCCCGTGAATTCGCCCGTAATGCCGACAAAACCCGTGGTCGTTCCATGGTTATTGTGGGCGCGGCGCTGAACCACTGGTACCACATGGATATGAACTACCGCGGCCTCATCAATATGCTGATGATGTGCGGCTGTATCGGTCAGACCGGTGGTGGCTGGGCACACTATGTGGGCCAGGAAAAACTGCGTCCGCAAACCGGCTGGACCCCGCTGGCCTTTGGTCTGGACTGGGTACGTCCGCCGCGTCATATGAACGGCACCTCGTTTTTCTATAACCACTCCAGTCAGTGGCGCTATGAAAAACTGAACATGACCGAAGTGATTTCGCCGCTGGCACCGAAAGAAAAATGGAACGGCAGCATTATTGACTTTAACAGCCGTGCCGAGCGCATGGGCTGGTTGCCATCCGCTCCACAACTGGGTACCAACCCTCTGCATATTCCTGCTGCAGCGGCCAAAGCCGGCATGGACGTAAAAGACTATGTGGTTGAACAGCTGAAGAAAGGCGAGCTGAAATTTGCCTGTGAACAGCCGGACAATCCGCAGAACTTCCCGCGCAATATGTTTATCTGGCGTTCCAACCTGCTGGGTTCTTCCGGTAAAGGCCATGAATATATGCTCAAGCATTTGCTGGGCACCAAGCATGGTTTGCTGGGTAAAGACCTGGGTGAGTTCGGCGGCCAGAAACCGCAGGACGTGGAATGGGTGGATAATGGTGCCGAAGGCAAGGTTGACCTGTGGGTAACCCTGGACTTCCGTATGTCCACCACCTGTCTGTATTCCGATATCGTGCTGCCGACCGCTACCTGGTACGAAAAAGACGATATGAACACCTCGGATATGCACCCCTTCATTCACCCGCTCAGTGCGGCGATTGATCCGGTGTGGGAAGCCCGCTCCGACTGGGAAATTTTTAAAGGCATTGCCAAAGAATTCTCCCGCGTCTGTGTCGGCCATCTGGGCGTGGAAAAAGATCTGGTCACCACCCCTATGCACCACGACACCCCGGCCGAACTGGCCCAGCCCTATGGCGTAAAAGCCTGGTGGAAAGGTGAGTGTGAAGCGATTCCGGGCAAAACCATGCCAGGCCTGACGGTGGTAGAGCGGGATTACCCGAATACTTACGCACGCTTTACCTCCATCGGCCCGCTGCTGGAAAACATCGGTAACGGTGGCAAAGGCATCAGCTGGGATACCAAAGACGAAGTGAAACTGCTGCGTCAGCTGAACTACACCCACACCGACGAAGGCGTCAACAAAGGTATGGCCAAGCTGGATACCGCCATTGATGCCTGTGAAATGATCCTCACCCTGGCACCGGAAACCAACGGCCATGTGGCGGTAAAAGCCTGGGAAGCGCTGGGTGAAATTACCGGCCTTGACCATACCCATCTGGCCAAGCCGAAAGAGGAAGAGAAAATCCGCTGGCGCGACATTGTGGCGCAGCCGCGCAAGATTATTTCTTCGCCCACCTGGTCCGGTCTGGAAGACGAACATGTGTCGTACAACGCCGGCTACACCAACGTGCATGAAATGATCCCGTGGCGCACCATTACCGGTCGTCAGCAGTTCTATCAGGACCATGAATGGATGCGCGATTTCGGTGAGCAGCTGTGCTCTTACAAGCCGCCGATCAACCTGAAAACCGTGGCACCGGTGCTGAATAAAAAGCCCAACGGTAATAAAGAGATCGTCCTGAACTGGATTACCCCGCACCAGAAATGGGGTATTCACAGCACCTACTCCGACAACCTGCTGATGCTGACCTTGTCACGCGGTGGCCCGATTGTGTGGATGAGTGAAACCGATGCCAAAGCCGCCGGTATTGTTGATAACGACTGGATCGAAATCTTCAATGTCAACGGCTCCATTGCTGCCCGTGCGGTGGTGTCACAGCGCGTACCGGAAGGTATGAGCATGATGTACCACGCACAGGAACGCATTGTGAACGTACCGGGTTCAGAAATGACCGGCACCCGTGGCGGTATTCACAACTCGGTTACCCGGGCGGTGATGAAACCGACGCACATGATTGGTGGCTATGCCCAGCAGGCCTATGGCTTTAACTACTACGGTACGGTCGGCTGTAACCGCGATGAATTCGTGGTGGTTCGTAAGATGAACAAAGTCGACTGGCTGGACACCCAATAAGGTTGGAGTGAGGTAATCCTATGAAAGTAAGAGCACAAATTGGCATGGTGCTGAATCTGGATAAGTGTATCGGTTGCCACACTTGCTCCATCACCTGCAAAAACGTCTGGACCTCCCGTGAAGGGGTGGAATACGCCTGGTTTAACAACGTGGAAACCAAGCCCGGTATTGGTTTCCCGAAAGAGTGGGAAAACCAGGAAAAATGGAAAGGCGGCTGGAAGCGCGATGCCAACGGCAAACTGCAGCTGAAAATCGGCGGTAAATTACGGGTGTTGGCGAATATTTTCGCCAACCCGGATCTGCCGGAAATTGACGACTATTACGAGCCGTTCGATTTTGATTACCAGCACCTGCATAACGCCGGTAACACCAAGCACCAGCCGGTGGCGCGTCCGCGTTCACTGATTTCCGGCCAGCGCATGGAAAAAATTGAATGGGGTCCGAACTGGGAAGAAATTCTCGGTACCGAATTCGAAAAACGCAAAATCGATAAAAACTTCGATGACGTGGTACAGAAAGACATCTACGGTCAGTTTGAAAAGACCTTCATGATGTATCTGCCACGCCTGTGCGAACACTGCCTGAACCCGGCCTGTGTGGCTGCCTGTCCGTCCGGCGCCATTTACAAGCGGGAAGAAGACGGCATTGTGCTGATCGACCAGGAAAAATGCCGCGGCTGGCGTATGTGTGTATCGGCTTGTCCGTACAAAAAGATTTATTACAACTGGAAATCCGGTAAATCCGAGAAGTGTATTTTCTGCTTCCCGCGTATTGAAGCCGGTCAGCCGACAGTCTGTTCGGAAACCTGTGTGGGTCGTATCCGTTATTTAGGTGTACTGCTGTATGACGCCGACAAAATTGAAGCGGCGGCCAATACCCCGAACGAAAAAGACCTGTATCAGGCCCAGATTGATCTGTTCCTGGACCCGGATGATCCGCAAGTGATTGAGGCTGCCCGCAAAGAAGGCATCAGCGACAACTGGATTAAAGCCGCCCAGCGTTCACCGGTATACAAAATGGCGATGGACTGGAAAGTGGCCCTGCCGCTGCACCCGGAATACCGCACGCTGCCAATGGTGTGGTACGTACCGCCACTGTCACCCATTCAGTCAGCGGTACAGGCTGGCCATGTGGGCATGAACGGTGAAATTCCGGACCTGAAATCGCTGCGTATTCCGCTGCGTTATCTGGCCAACCTGCTGACTGCTGGTGATGAACAACCGGTAGTCACTGCGCTGGAACGTATGATCGCCATGCGCGCCTTCAAGCGCTCACAGCAGGTGGATGGTGTGGAAGATCTGGAGGTGCTGAAACAGGTTGGTTTAACTGCCGTCCAGGTGGAAGAAATGTACCGTTATATGGCACTGGCGAATTACGAAGATCGTTTCGTTATTCCGACCAGCCATACCACTTACGCAGAAAGCGCTTACGACCTGAAAAACAGCTGTGGTTTCAGTTTCGGCAACGGCTGCAGCGATGGTAATAACAGCGTTAATCTGTTTGGTGCCCAGCAGACGGGTGTACGTCAGGTTATCCCGGTTGTGGTGGAGGAATAAACATGAAAATTCTGCGCGTTATTTCCCTGCTGCTGGATTATCCGACTCCGGAACTGGTAGCAGCACAGGCGGAACTGCAGGAGGCCGTGGCGGCATCGCCACTGGCCGCTGCCGATAAAGAAGCACTGCAGCAGTTTATTCAGAGCCGTTGCAGCGGTGATCTGTTCGACTGGCAGGAACAGTACGACGGTTTATTTGAGCGTGGTCGTTCGTTATCACTGCTGTTGTTTGAGCATGTGCATGGCGAGTCCCGTGACCGCGGGCAGGCGATGGTCAATCTGCTTAATCAATACAAAGAAGCCGGGCTGGATATCGCGGTGAATGAATTGCCCGATTACATACCGCTGTATCTGGATTTTCTAAGCACCCAGGGGGATGACAACGCCCGTTTAGGCTTGCAGGAAGTGGCGCATATTATGGCGTTGCTGGCCTGCCGGCTGGAACAGCGTGAATCGGATTATCAGGCCTTATTCCACAGCCTGCTGCGTATCAGTGAGATGCAGCTGGATCTGGACGATCTGCGCACGCAGATTGCCTCTGAAGCCCCCGATCACACCCCCAAGGCATTGGACAAAGTATGGGAAGAGGAAATGGTCAGCTTTATGGACAACGCCGAGTCGTCCTGTGGCACCAGTAACCGTCCCGCTGAAGGGCAGCGGCGCGATCAGTATATTCCGCTGAATACTGAACTGTTGAACGCGTCTGCCGGCAATCAGGCGTAAAGGAGCTGATGATGACTTATTTCAATACACTGGCGTTTGGAATTTACCCCTACGTTGCCATGATCATTCTGTTTATCGGCAGCTGGATCCGTTACGACCGCGAGCAATACACCTGGAAAGCCAGTTCCAGCCAGTTGCTGGAGAAAAAGAAACTGCGTACCGGCAGTATTCTGTTTCACGTTGGCGTACTGGGCATTTTCTTCGGTCACTTTTTTGGCTTGCTCACGCCGGTGGAAGTCTGGCACGTGCTGGGTGTCAGTGCGCCACTGAAGCAGATTGTTGCGGTGGTGGCCGGTGGTTTGTTTGGTGTGATCTGTTTTATTGGTCTGACCATTCTTATTCACCGTCGTCTGTTTAATGCGCGCATCCGGGCGACCAGCAAGAAGATGGACATTGTGATTCTGCTGTTATTGTACGGACAGCTGATTCTCGGTTTGCTGTCGATCGTCGTTTCACTGGGCCATCTGGATGGTAAAGAAATGACCCATCTGATGCTGTGGGCGCAGAACATCATGACCTTCGATATGGTGGAAGCCGTGCAGCAGGTGAGTGGTGTGCACTGGATCTTTAAACTGCACATTATGCTGGGTATGACGTTGTTCGTGGTGTTCCCGTTCAGCCGTCTGGTCCACATGCTGAGTGCACCGGTACAGTACGTTACCCGCCAGCACCAGATTGTCCGTAAGCGTTTCGCCCGTTAATGCGCCGTGCTATGGCTGCGGATATCGCAGCCATAACACCACCGGAGACTGATGATGATTAAAGTAAACGACGTAGCCATTCCGGAATCTGCCATCCTGGAAGAAATGCAATACCATCCGGCGGAAACCAAGCGGCAGGCCATGCTGAAAGCAGCAGAAACGCTGGTGATCGGCGAAATTCTGCGCCAGCGTGCTGCGGCTTTGGGGCTGAGCGTTGCCGACAGCGGTAGCCTGGCCGGGCAGGATGATTTTATTGAACAACTGCTGGATCGGGATGTAGACATGCCGCAGGCCAGCGATGATGAATGCCGGCATTATTTTGAAAAAAACCGCCCGCGTTTTACGACCTCGCCGCTGGTGGAATTGCGTCATATCCTGGTGGCTGCCGCCCCGGATGATGAGCAGCAGCGGGTAGAGAGCCAGACCATTGCCGAAACCTTACTGGCCCAATTACGGGCGGGTGAAAACTTTGCGGCACTGGCCAAACAGTATTCAGCTTGCCCCTCCAAAGAAACCGGCGGCAGCCTGGGCCAGATCAGTGCCGGGCAGACGGTGCCGGAATTTGAGCGGCAGATCTTTGCGGCCGAACCGGGTTTATTACCGGCACCGGTGGAAAGCCGTTATGGTTTTCATATTGTCAGCATTGAACGCAAAGTCGCGGGAAAACCTCTGCCTTACGATCAGGTAGAAGGGCGCATTCGCCAATATCTGAACGAAAAGGTAAAGGCCAAGGCGACTGCACAATATATTCAGTCGCTGATCCAGCAAATCAGGCTGGAAGGCTTTGATTTTGCCGTGTCCGAATCACCGCTGATGCAATAGTGTTTTAATTAATAATGAGCGCCGGACCGACCGGCCGGCGCCGTAC is part of the Venatoribacter cucullus genome and encodes:
- a CDS encoding nitrate reductase subunit alpha, giving the protein MSHLLEKLRFFKTRKEPFANGHGATTDQDRSWEQGYRQRWQHDKIVRSTHGVNCTGSCSWKIYVKDGLVTWETQQTDYPRTRPDLPNHEPRGCPRGASYSWYIYSANRLKYPKVRGQLMKLWREAKAQHSDPVKAWESIVNDPVKAKSYKERRGLGGFVRASWDEVNELIAASNVYTTKTYGPDRVTGFSPIPAMSMVSYAAGARYLSLIGGNCLSFYDWYCDLPPASPQVWGEQTDVPESADWYNSNYIIVWGSNVPQTRTPDAHFLTEVRYKGTKTCVITSDYSEASKFGDTWLAPRQGTDAALAMAFGHVILKEFHVDNPSAYFTDYVKRTTDMPMLVMLDKIVGSDFGRGSAATAAGVAGEPQGGGEHQGKITYSQGRFLRAADLVNNLGEDNNPDWKTIAINNDGRLTSPNGAIGYRWGEKGKWNLEQKDRNGEVDLMLSLKDQNDGFAEVAFPYFGGAPHEYQYFQHTEHNEVQLRKVPVKTVQLASGGTAQVATVFDLMLAHYGVDNGIGDSSRASSFDDNVPYTPAWQEVITGVNRADVIRVAREFARNADKTRGRSMVIVGAALNHWYHMDMNYRGLINMLMMCGCIGQTGGGWAHYVGQEKLRPQTGWTPLAFGLDWVRPPRHMNGTSFFYNHSSQWRYEKLNMTEVISPLAPKEKWNGSIIDFNSRAERMGWLPSAPQLGTNPLHIPAAAAKAGMDVKDYVVEQLKKGELKFACEQPDNPQNFPRNMFIWRSNLLGSSGKGHEYMLKHLLGTKHGLLGKDLGEFGGQKPQDVEWVDNGAEGKVDLWVTLDFRMSTTCLYSDIVLPTATWYEKDDMNTSDMHPFIHPLSAAIDPVWEARSDWEIFKGIAKEFSRVCVGHLGVEKDLVTTPMHHDTPAELAQPYGVKAWWKGECEAIPGKTMPGLTVVERDYPNTYARFTSIGPLLENIGNGGKGISWDTKDEVKLLRQLNYTHTDEGVNKGMAKLDTAIDACEMILTLAPETNGHVAVKAWEALGEITGLDHTHLAKPKEEEKIRWRDIVAQPRKIISSPTWSGLEDEHVSYNAGYTNVHEMIPWRTITGRQQFYQDHEWMRDFGEQLCSYKPPINLKTVAPVLNKKPNGNKEIVLNWITPHQKWGIHSTYSDNLLMLTLSRGGPIVWMSETDAKAAGIVDNDWIEIFNVNGSIAARAVVSQRVPEGMSMMYHAQERIVNVPGSEMTGTRGGIHNSVTRAVMKPTHMIGGYAQQAYGFNYYGTVGCNRDEFVVVRKMNKVDWLDTQ
- the narH gene encoding nitrate reductase subunit beta is translated as MKVRAQIGMVLNLDKCIGCHTCSITCKNVWTSREGVEYAWFNNVETKPGIGFPKEWENQEKWKGGWKRDANGKLQLKIGGKLRVLANIFANPDLPEIDDYYEPFDFDYQHLHNAGNTKHQPVARPRSLISGQRMEKIEWGPNWEEILGTEFEKRKIDKNFDDVVQKDIYGQFEKTFMMYLPRLCEHCLNPACVAACPSGAIYKREEDGIVLIDQEKCRGWRMCVSACPYKKIYYNWKSGKSEKCIFCFPRIEAGQPTVCSETCVGRIRYLGVLLYDADKIEAAANTPNEKDLYQAQIDLFLDPDDPQVIEAARKEGISDNWIKAAQRSPVYKMAMDWKVALPLHPEYRTLPMVWYVPPLSPIQSAVQAGHVGMNGEIPDLKSLRIPLRYLANLLTAGDEQPVVTALERMIAMRAFKRSQQVDGVEDLEVLKQVGLTAVQVEEMYRYMALANYEDRFVIPTSHTTYAESAYDLKNSCGFSFGNGCSDGNNSVNLFGAQQTGVRQVIPVVVEE
- the narJ gene encoding nitrate reductase molybdenum cofactor assembly chaperone, which produces MKILRVISLLLDYPTPELVAAQAELQEAVAASPLAAADKEALQQFIQSRCSGDLFDWQEQYDGLFERGRSLSLLLFEHVHGESRDRGQAMVNLLNQYKEAGLDIAVNELPDYIPLYLDFLSTQGDDNARLGLQEVAHIMALLACRLEQRESDYQALFHSLLRISEMQLDLDDLRTQIASEAPDHTPKALDKVWEEEMVSFMDNAESSCGTSNRPAEGQRRDQYIPLNTELLNASAGNQA
- the narI gene encoding respiratory nitrate reductase subunit gamma, yielding MTYFNTLAFGIYPYVAMIILFIGSWIRYDREQYTWKASSSQLLEKKKLRTGSILFHVGVLGIFFGHFFGLLTPVEVWHVLGVSAPLKQIVAVVAGGLFGVICFIGLTILIHRRLFNARIRATSKKMDIVILLLLYGQLILGLLSIVVSLGHLDGKEMTHLMLWAQNIMTFDMVEAVQQVSGVHWIFKLHIMLGMTLFVVFPFSRLVHMLSAPVQYVTRQHQIVRKRFAR
- a CDS encoding peptidylprolyl isomerase, with protein sequence MMIKVNDVAIPESAILEEMQYHPAETKRQAMLKAAETLVIGEILRQRAAALGLSVADSGSLAGQDDFIEQLLDRDVDMPQASDDECRHYFEKNRPRFTTSPLVELRHILVAAAPDDEQQRVESQTIAETLLAQLRAGENFAALAKQYSACPSKETGGSLGQISAGQTVPEFERQIFAAEPGLLPAPVESRYGFHIVSIERKVAGKPLPYDQVEGRIRQYLNEKVKAKATAQYIQSLIQQIRLEGFDFAVSESPLMQ